A region of Salinibacter sp. 10B DNA encodes the following proteins:
- the pdxA gene encoding 4-hydroxythreonine-4-phosphate dehydrogenase PdxA has protein sequence MRIQRPTFQRPEPPAPNGAPTRVAITLGDPNGIGPEVVLKSLHDPSLMPSMTPVLIGSAHVLRVHADVLGFSDLDIHVVDEVPEEVPHGDVALLDVAEADEPPVSFGAITVEGGRLAMRAVERAVDACVNGSVDAMATAPISKAAINKAGYNVPGHTEFIAERTGSAKPTMMMVAGGLRVGLVTSHVALSEVPTMVTEEAILEKVRVIDASLRQDFAIDDPTIAVLGLNPHAGEAGAFGKEEEEIIAPAVEAARQEGFQVEGPLAADGFFATQLDSDFDAVLAMYHDQGLVPFKALAFDHGVNYTAGLPIVRTSPDHGTAHGIAGKGMALPGSMRSALELAVAVARHRQQRTETPA, from the coding sequence ATGCGAATACAGCGACCCACCTTCCAACGTCCTGAACCGCCCGCTCCGAACGGCGCCCCCACTCGCGTGGCCATTACCCTGGGAGATCCGAACGGCATCGGGCCGGAGGTTGTCCTGAAAAGCCTGCACGACCCGAGTTTGATGCCGTCCATGACGCCGGTGCTCATCGGCTCCGCGCACGTTCTACGGGTCCATGCGGATGTGCTCGGCTTTTCGGATCTCGATATTCACGTGGTGGATGAGGTGCCCGAAGAAGTGCCGCACGGCGACGTGGCCCTGCTGGACGTGGCCGAGGCGGACGAGCCGCCGGTGTCGTTTGGGGCGATTACGGTTGAGGGAGGACGCCTGGCGATGCGGGCCGTGGAACGGGCCGTGGATGCCTGTGTGAACGGGTCGGTGGACGCGATGGCCACTGCCCCCATTTCGAAAGCGGCCATCAATAAGGCCGGCTATAACGTACCGGGACACACCGAATTTATTGCCGAGCGAACCGGCAGTGCCAAACCAACGATGATGATGGTGGCCGGCGGGCTCCGCGTCGGGCTTGTTACGAGCCACGTGGCCCTTTCGGAGGTGCCCACGATGGTCACCGAGGAAGCAATTCTCGAAAAGGTGCGGGTCATTGATGCATCGCTCCGGCAGGACTTTGCGATCGACGATCCGACGATTGCCGTGCTTGGCTTGAATCCGCATGCAGGAGAAGCCGGTGCGTTTGGGAAAGAGGAAGAAGAGATTATTGCTCCAGCCGTTGAGGCGGCTCGGCAGGAAGGCTTTCAGGTGGAGGGGCCACTGGCCGCCGACGGCTTTTTCGCCACCCAGCTCGACTCGGACTTCGATGCGGTACTGGCGATGTACCACGATCAGGGCCTCGTGCCGTTCAAGGCGCTTGCGTTCGATCATGGGGTCAACTATACGGCCGGCCTCCCCATTGTCCGCACCTCGCCCGATCACGGCACCGCGCACGGCATCGCCGGCAAGGGCATGGCCCTGCCGGGCAGCATGCGCAGTGCGCTGGAGTTGGCCGTGGCGGTGGCCCGACATCGCCAGCAGCGGACGGAAACGCCGGCATAA
- a CDS encoding class I SAM-dependent methyltransferase, producing MPAEPYSALAAGYDFVMEHVDYDAWAAYLYNLLREHGDTIETVVELGGGTGSLARRLHPLGEYCYVLTDGSDAMLAQAREKLPDDTSIRCVQADFTTVTLEELGVEAPVDAVILVYDGLNYLLEEAEVARLFEQVHTLLRPGGVAIIDQSTPANSETNHDRFVDEGATDDFSFVRENHYDPDTRRHETVFELVVDGQHRTERHVQRAYSRHEVRALLETSPLTIEASYDAFTTNSPHDDSYRVHWVLRRPL from the coding sequence ATGCCTGCGGAGCCCTACAGCGCCCTCGCCGCCGGATACGACTTCGTGATGGAGCACGTGGACTACGACGCGTGGGCGGCCTACTTGTACAATCTGCTCCGCGAGCACGGAGACACGATCGAAACGGTGGTCGAACTGGGAGGCGGTACCGGGTCGCTTGCCCGGCGGTTGCACCCCCTCGGGGAGTACTGCTACGTGCTTACGGACGGCTCCGATGCCATGCTGGCCCAGGCTCGAGAGAAACTGCCCGACGATACGTCCATCCGCTGCGTGCAGGCAGATTTTACAACGGTCACGTTGGAGGAGTTGGGAGTGGAAGCCCCGGTCGATGCCGTTATCCTCGTGTACGACGGCTTGAATTATTTGCTTGAAGAGGCGGAGGTGGCCCGGCTTTTTGAACAGGTGCATACGCTCCTGCGACCCGGTGGGGTAGCGATCATCGATCAGAGCACCCCGGCCAACTCCGAAACCAATCACGACCGGTTCGTGGATGAAGGGGCCACCGACGACTTTTCGTTCGTGCGGGAAAATCACTATGACCCGGACACGCGGCGACACGAGACCGTTTTTGAGCTCGTTGTGGATGGACAGCATCGCACGGAGCGGCACGTCCAGCGGGCCTATTCACGGCACGAGGTCCGGGCGCTCCTAGAGACCTCTCCTCTTACGATCGAAGCGTCCTACGACGCGTTCACGACCAATTCTCCTCACGACGACAGCTATCGGGTGCACTGGGTGTTACGCCGTCCGCTTTGA
- a CDS encoding ATP-binding cassette domain-containing protein, with the protein MIDLKDVSVSFQLPNGRHRTVLEEVNLHLGRSEMAYLVGPTGSGKSTILRLLYMDLFPDSGVAQIGSHRSDLIDEEEIPYLRRSIGVVFQDFQLLPDRSAYENVAFALYATGKKQSQVKSKVLKSLARVGLSHKRNNYPHELSGGEQQRVVIARAIANDPWVLLADEPTGNLDPVVADEIQELLVSLHKQGMTLLTATHDYRLVKSYPAQTYALMNGQVVEIDPETL; encoded by the coding sequence ATGATCGACCTTAAGGACGTTTCTGTTTCCTTCCAGCTTCCGAATGGCCGGCACCGCACCGTGCTGGAGGAGGTGAACCTGCACCTCGGCCGGTCGGAGATGGCGTACCTCGTCGGCCCCACGGGCAGTGGGAAGAGTACGATCCTGCGCCTGCTCTACATGGACCTGTTTCCTGATTCGGGGGTCGCTCAAATCGGCAGCCACCGCTCCGACCTGATCGATGAAGAAGAGATCCCGTATCTCCGGCGTTCGATCGGGGTCGTTTTCCAGGACTTTCAGTTGCTACCCGACCGTAGCGCCTATGAGAACGTGGCGTTTGCCTTGTACGCCACCGGCAAGAAACAGTCTCAAGTAAAAAGTAAGGTACTCAAGTCGCTGGCCCGGGTAGGACTGAGTCACAAGCGTAACAATTATCCGCATGAACTGTCTGGGGGCGAGCAACAGCGCGTCGTCATCGCACGCGCCATTGCAAATGATCCGTGGGTGCTTCTGGCCGATGAGCCCACAGGCAACCTCGATCCTGTGGTTGCCGACGAGATCCAGGAATTGCTGGTGAGCCTTCACAAACAGGGGATGACGCTTCTCACAGCCACGCACGACTACCGCCTCGTCAAGTCGTATCCGGCTCAGACCTACGCGCTCATGAACGGGCAGGTCGTCGAGATTGACCCTGAAACGCTATAG
- a CDS encoding sodium:alanine symporter family protein: MSFLETLADGIDFLVEFVWGFGIPTGTGNDIPIVVLLLLGAGLFLTLRLGFVQFRRLFHGFAVTTGKYDDPDEPGDIPHFQALTTALSATVGTGNIVGVALAIHYGGPGALLWMWVTAVLGMATKFSEVTLAQYYRDVDIAGDGDEPGWLGTVSGGPMYYIEKGLGSNWTWMAVLSAGLLGITSFLTGNANQANSVTDTLEGYSGLVGLDPFVMSVIVAALVAGLVALVIIGGVTRIGRVTSIIAPVMAAIYVLGGLTILALNIGEVPAAFGSIISDAFNPSSGVAGTGAGIFMLTMIYGVQRGLFSNEAGMGSAPIAHSAAQTDEPVSEGVVALLEPFIDTIIICSITGLVIVVTGVWNDPVPTELDLDGGAHSYRVENEGGIIADENPPTEIKIVNGEPQVQEGAPEFAWNQAVVDSFFVDCTGDCEDYGDLRQPFTGTLNTERSVAIGEDGTEYTSLYGPAVESGAPLTQLAFARGLSPLGDWGGLIVVFSVLLFAISTSISWSYYGDRCAIYLFGEQAVLPYKVAFVTVNFLGGIAPLATVWAVGDIALGLVIIPNLVAIVLLSGKLKEITDSYFERKAWLDNVEPARKAREKRKAEKERQKQENE; encoded by the coding sequence ATGTCCTTTTTGGAAACCCTTGCCGATGGTATTGACTTCCTTGTCGAGTTTGTCTGGGGATTTGGCATTCCGACCGGCACCGGGAACGACATCCCGATCGTCGTACTCCTGCTGCTTGGGGCGGGATTATTCCTGACGCTTCGGCTGGGCTTCGTCCAGTTTCGCCGGCTGTTTCACGGGTTCGCAGTGACGACAGGGAAGTACGACGATCCCGACGAGCCGGGAGACATTCCTCACTTTCAGGCGCTTACCACGGCCCTGTCGGCAACGGTGGGCACCGGCAATATCGTCGGGGTGGCGCTCGCCATCCACTACGGCGGCCCCGGAGCCCTGCTGTGGATGTGGGTGACGGCCGTCTTGGGAATGGCGACCAAGTTCAGCGAGGTGACGCTCGCTCAGTACTACCGGGATGTCGACATCGCGGGGGATGGGGATGAGCCTGGCTGGCTGGGGACGGTCTCCGGCGGGCCGATGTATTACATCGAGAAGGGGCTGGGGTCCAACTGGACCTGGATGGCGGTCCTCTCGGCAGGACTGCTCGGCATCACGTCGTTCCTCACTGGGAACGCCAACCAGGCAAACTCGGTGACCGATACCCTCGAGGGATATAGTGGGCTGGTTGGGCTCGACCCCTTCGTTATGAGCGTGATCGTCGCCGCCCTCGTCGCCGGGCTCGTTGCGCTCGTGATTATCGGCGGCGTGACCCGCATCGGACGGGTGACGAGTATCATCGCTCCGGTCATGGCTGCCATTTACGTGCTCGGAGGGCTGACCATCCTCGCCCTGAATATCGGAGAAGTGCCCGCCGCCTTTGGTAGTATCATCTCCGATGCCTTCAATCCCTCCTCCGGCGTGGCCGGAACGGGGGCCGGCATCTTCATGCTTACCATGATCTACGGCGTTCAACGGGGGCTTTTCTCCAACGAGGCCGGCATGGGCTCGGCCCCGATTGCCCACTCGGCCGCACAGACCGATGAGCCGGTGTCCGAGGGAGTCGTTGCCCTTCTCGAACCGTTTATCGACACCATCATCATCTGCTCGATTACCGGCCTCGTGATTGTCGTGACGGGCGTTTGGAACGATCCGGTGCCGACGGAACTCGACCTCGATGGGGGAGCACATAGCTACCGCGTTGAGAATGAAGGGGGCATCATTGCGGATGAAAACCCGCCGACGGAGATCAAGATCGTGAATGGGGAGCCGCAGGTGCAGGAGGGCGCGCCCGAGTTTGCCTGGAATCAGGCGGTCGTCGACAGTTTCTTTGTCGACTGCACCGGCGATTGCGAGGACTACGGTGATCTCCGACAGCCGTTTACGGGGACGCTCAACACCGAACGGAGCGTCGCCATTGGCGAGGACGGCACGGAGTACACTTCTCTCTACGGACCAGCGGTGGAAAGTGGAGCGCCCCTCACTCAGCTGGCCTTCGCCCGGGGACTCTCGCCACTGGGCGACTGGGGCGGTCTCATCGTCGTCTTCAGCGTGCTCCTCTTCGCCATCTCGACCTCGATCTCTTGGAGTTACTACGGGGACCGTTGTGCCATTTATCTCTTCGGTGAACAGGCGGTTCTGCCGTACAAGGTGGCCTTCGTGACCGTGAACTTCCTCGGGGGAATTGCGCCGCTGGCGACGGTCTGGGCCGTCGGGGATATTGCCCTTGGGCTCGTCATTATCCCGAACCTCGTGGCCATCGTTCTGCTCTCTGGCAAGCTGAAGGAAATCACCGACAGCTACTTCGAACGAAAGGCGTGGCTCGACAATGTGGAGCCGGCCCGCAAGGCGAGGGAAAAGCGCAAAGCGGAGAAGGAACGCCAAAAGCAGGAAAATGAATGA
- the upp gene encoding uracil phosphoribosyltransferase: protein MENLTVVDHPLLKRDLTVLRRDDTSHGAFRKTVSDAAAILAYEALRDIPLRETEIETPLETTTGYEIAEDVMVVPIMRAGLGMVDGFVRYLPEARVGHLGMQRDEETYTPVDYYSNIPKGIEEAHVFVVDPMLATGGSASFAIDHLKEEGGENFTFACLVAAPEGVKTLRAEHPDVPVVTAGLDRELDEDAFIRPGLGDAGDRIFGTRES, encoded by the coding sequence ATGGAAAATTTGACGGTTGTTGATCATCCGCTGCTAAAACGAGATCTCACGGTGCTTCGCCGGGACGATACCTCGCACGGGGCGTTTCGGAAAACGGTGTCCGATGCGGCGGCCATTCTGGCCTATGAGGCCCTGCGCGACATTCCGTTGAGGGAGACTGAGATTGAGACGCCCCTCGAGACGACTACCGGCTACGAGATTGCGGAGGACGTTATGGTGGTGCCGATCATGCGGGCCGGACTGGGAATGGTTGACGGCTTCGTGCGATATCTTCCGGAAGCGCGCGTCGGCCACCTGGGTATGCAGCGGGACGAGGAGACGTATACCCCGGTGGATTACTACAGCAATATCCCGAAGGGCATTGAGGAGGCACACGTCTTTGTCGTCGATCCGATGCTGGCGACGGGGGGGAGCGCGTCCTTTGCGATCGATCACTTGAAGGAGGAAGGGGGCGAGAACTTTACCTTTGCCTGCTTGGTGGCGGCGCCGGAAGGGGTGAAGACCCTCCGGGCAGAGCACCCAGACGTGCCGGTCGTGACGGCCGGACTGGACCGGGAGCTTGACGAGGATGCGTTTATCCGGCCGGGGCTGGGGGATGCGGGGGATCGGATCTTTGGAACCCGTGAGTCCTGA